One window of the Anolis sagrei isolate rAnoSag1 chromosome 5, rAnoSag1.mat, whole genome shotgun sequence genome contains the following:
- the HPGD gene encoding 15-hydroxyprostaglandin dehydrogenase [NAD(+)] isoform X2: MHLKDKVALVTGAAQGIGKALAQSLLEKGCKVALVDQNAEVGKSCKDAFDRQFDAQMTIFLPCDVTNENNLKDTFKKTVSHFGHLDILVNNAGINNESDWERTIQTNLIALIRGTYIGLEYMKPENGGNGGAIVNIASLAGLLPAPQQPVYSASKHGVVGFTRSLAPKCDCRRVDKNS, encoded by the exons ATGCACCTGAAGGACAAAGTGGCGCTGGTGACTGGGGCAGCGCAGGGCATTGGCAAAGCCTTGGCGCAAAGCTTGCTGGAGAAGGGCTGCAAG GTAGCCCTTGTCGATCAGAATGCGGAAGTAGGCAAGTCTTGCAAAGATGCCTTTGACAGGCAGTTTGATGCACAGATGACTATATTTCTTCCTTGCGATGTTACAAATGAAAACAATCTAAAGG ATACATTTAAGAAAACGGTTAGCCATTTTGGACATCTGGATATTTTGGTTAACAATGCTGGAATAAATAATGAAAGTGACTGGGAGCGCACCATCCAAACTAATTTA ATTGCATTGATTAGAGGAACATACATTGGTCTAGAGTACATGAAACCAGAAAATGGAGGCAATGGAGGAGCTATTGTTAATATCGCATCACTAGCTG GACTTCTACCAGCTCCTCAGCAACCAGTGTATTCTGCTTCAAAACATGGTGTAGTTGGATTTACACGTTCCTTAGCT